The Terriglobus tenax genome contains a region encoding:
- a CDS encoding outer membrane beta-barrel protein, translating to MNFRRLSLLLALAVAAFTVSARAQLGVYGTVNVQQIGINGKNIAPVGGGGGVYYDFKQFGRVKLGADLRGNVASSKQGNDNGFNGVGTRVHTVLGGVRASTTLPVTWIKPYVQGSVGWGGSNFGISREIKGGLAYEGFAGVDLRLASIMDVRLVEFGVGSIHANNTSNTLKSISMGVVFHLP from the coding sequence ATGAATTTCCGTCGCCTTTCGCTGTTGCTCGCCCTTGCCGTAGCTGCCTTTACCGTCTCCGCCCGCGCCCAGTTGGGTGTTTATGGCACTGTCAATGTGCAGCAGATCGGCATCAACGGCAAAAACATTGCCCCGGTCGGTGGCGGTGGCGGCGTGTATTACGACTTCAAACAGTTCGGCCGCGTGAAGCTTGGCGCTGACCTGCGTGGCAATGTCGCCAGCAGCAAGCAGGGAAATGACAACGGCTTCAACGGCGTTGGCACGCGTGTTCACACGGTACTTGGCGGCGTTCGCGCCAGCACCACGCTGCCCGTTACCTGGATCAAGCCCTATGTGCAGGGCTCCGTCGGCTGGGGCGGCAGCAACTTCGGCATCTCGCGGGAGATCAAGGGCGGCCTTGCCTATGAGGGCTTTGCTGGCGTTGACCTGCGGCTCGCCTCCATCATGGACGTCCGCCTGGTGGAGTTCGGAGTCGGCTCCATCCACGCCAATAACACCAGCAACACGCTGAAGAGCATCAGCATGGGCGTGGTCTTCCACCTGCCGTAA
- a CDS encoding TIGR03435 family protein: protein MKKRLLFGLGVFGVLSAAAWGQQSAAAKPAFTLADVHDSPRMMVPISNGGQLYGDRYILHQSSIVDIIAKAYDVKPEMVQGGPSWLEMKRYEIVAKADPKTSDADLRLMLQSLLADRFKLVLHKGEAPMPAFLLTAPGGKTKMKPSEEGQQRDCRPEPNQTAGGAPLIAIACKGFTPEELATFLNQAANSYLTEPVLNQTGLEGKYDFSIRWTDMRVRAKAGAEAVSIFDAVDKDLGLKLELKTAPRSVWIVDSVSEKPSPNSPAVARELPPRPPAQFDVASIKPSQPGENPMAMVRNGQMNISSMPLRFLIVFAWDLNPNDPNLIVNAPKWLEESKFNMVAKAALPESLPGRPPAQIDNDEFRQMLRNLLMERFQMKVHMEDRPIDAYKMVADHPKLKAADPKSRTRCKEGPGPDGKDPRQANPMITALWSCQNISMKQLGEELAHYATGYVYTPVLDGTGLSGGYDLTLAWSSASLTILKPPPAPGEQNSAQQGATDPNGAITLYEAMDKQLGIKMVKEKRPVPVLVIDHIEETPTAN, encoded by the coding sequence ATGAAGAAGCGTTTGCTTTTCGGACTTGGTGTGTTCGGTGTACTCAGTGCGGCAGCATGGGGGCAACAGTCGGCTGCCGCAAAACCCGCATTCACCCTTGCGGATGTGCATGACAGTCCGCGCATGATGGTTCCCATCTCCAATGGGGGGCAACTCTACGGCGACCGATACATCCTGCATCAATCCAGCATCGTCGACATCATTGCCAAGGCCTACGACGTCAAGCCGGAGATGGTGCAGGGCGGCCCCAGCTGGCTTGAGATGAAGCGTTATGAGATTGTCGCCAAGGCCGACCCCAAGACCTCCGACGCCGACCTCCGGCTCATGCTGCAATCCCTGCTCGCCGATCGCTTCAAGCTGGTGCTGCACAAGGGAGAAGCGCCGATGCCGGCATTTCTTCTGACGGCTCCTGGCGGTAAGACAAAGATGAAGCCCAGTGAAGAGGGCCAGCAGCGGGACTGCCGTCCGGAACCGAACCAGACTGCCGGTGGCGCACCTCTCATCGCCATCGCTTGCAAAGGATTTACGCCAGAGGAGCTCGCAACCTTCCTCAACCAGGCGGCCAACAGCTACCTTACGGAACCCGTACTGAACCAGACAGGTCTTGAAGGTAAGTACGACTTCAGCATCCGTTGGACTGACATGCGCGTTCGCGCCAAGGCCGGCGCGGAAGCCGTCAGCATCTTCGATGCCGTCGACAAGGACCTCGGCCTGAAGCTTGAGCTCAAGACCGCTCCCCGCTCTGTATGGATCGTCGACAGCGTCAGCGAGAAGCCTTCTCCCAACTCCCCCGCGGTTGCCAGGGAGCTGCCGCCGCGTCCGCCCGCGCAGTTCGATGTGGCTTCCATCAAGCCCAGCCAGCCCGGCGAGAATCCCATGGCTATGGTTCGCAACGGCCAGATGAACATCAGCTCCATGCCGCTCAGGTTCCTCATCGTCTTTGCCTGGGACCTCAATCCCAACGATCCCAATCTCATCGTCAACGCTCCCAAATGGCTTGAAGAGAGCAAGTTCAACATGGTGGCCAAGGCAGCCCTGCCAGAGTCCCTTCCGGGGCGCCCGCCGGCCCAGATTGATAACGACGAGTTTCGCCAGATGCTGCGCAACCTCCTGATGGAACGCTTCCAGATGAAGGTCCACATGGAAGACCGTCCCATCGACGCCTACAAGATGGTGGCCGATCATCCGAAGCTGAAAGCGGCTGATCCCAAAAGCCGGACGCGCTGCAAGGAAGGCCCTGGCCCTGACGGCAAAGACCCGCGCCAGGCCAATCCCATGATCACCGCACTGTGGAGCTGCCAGAACATCTCCATGAAGCAGCTTGGAGAAGAGCTGGCCCACTACGCCACCGGCTATGTCTACACGCCCGTGCTTGATGGCACGGGCCTGAGCGGTGGGTATGACCTCACCCTCGCCTGGAGCTCCGCGAGCCTGACCATCCTGAAGCCGCCACCGGCCCCTGGAGAGCAGAACAGCGCACAGCAGGGTGCAACCGATCCCAATGGAGCCATCACACTTTACGAGGCCATGGACAAGCAGCTCGGCATCAAGATGGTGAAGGAAAAGCGTCCCGTTCCGGTCCTCGTAATTGACCACATTGAGGAGACGCCAACGGCGAATTAG
- the trpC gene encoding indole-3-glycerol phosphate synthase TrpC, translating to MSTHLERILANTRVEVAARKAATDLSALETSAAAHTPRGFARALNERAKIAPAVIAELKKASPSKGLIRAEFEPVALGKELEAAGATCLSILTDEVFFQGGLENLRRVSAEVTIPCLRKDFMVDSFQVVEARAAGADCILLIMAALPNDELRILRDAARSYGLDVLCEVHDQQELDRALELDCECVGVNSRNLKTFDVSIERAVELASQLPEGVVRVAESGITSRQDVENLRVAGFDAFLIGETLMRQPSPGAMLRTLIG from the coding sequence ATGTCGACCCATCTGGAACGTATCTTAGCCAATACCCGCGTGGAGGTGGCCGCCCGCAAGGCAGCGACAGACCTTTCCGCGCTGGAGACGTCCGCCGCAGCTCATACGCCGCGCGGCTTTGCGCGCGCCCTGAACGAGCGGGCCAAAATCGCCCCGGCCGTAATCGCCGAGTTGAAAAAAGCCTCTCCCTCGAAGGGCCTGATCCGTGCCGAGTTTGAGCCGGTAGCCCTGGGCAAGGAGCTGGAGGCCGCCGGAGCCACCTGCCTTTCCATCCTGACCGACGAGGTTTTTTTTCAGGGCGGGCTGGAAAATCTGCGCCGCGTCTCGGCAGAGGTCACCATTCCCTGCCTGCGCAAGGATTTTATGGTCGATTCCTTCCAGGTAGTGGAGGCCCGTGCCGCCGGAGCTGACTGCATCCTGCTGATTATGGCGGCGCTGCCGAACGACGAGCTGCGCATTCTGCGCGATGCCGCCCGCAGCTATGGCCTGGACGTGTTGTGCGAGGTGCACGACCAGCAGGAGCTGGACCGCGCGCTGGAACTGGACTGCGAATGCGTGGGCGTGAACAGCCGCAACCTGAAGACCTTTGATGTTTCGATTGAGCGCGCCGTGGAGCTGGCTTCCCAGCTTCCGGAGGGCGTGGTGCGGGTGGCAGAGAGCGGCATCACCTCACGCCAGGATGTAGAGAACCTGCGCGTGGCCGGCTTTGACGCCT
- a CDS encoding aminotransferase class V-fold PLP-dependent enzyme, whose protein sequence is MGCNNNGRPVGGHCCLWDGFSLCGAKALTYSGGMPLQNRRSFLKLSALAGAFSANSLFHQAHAEEWQAASRAVSHLDSKAVAQNEDFWSVIQRGYSASPLILNLNNGGVSPSPIVSQQAVERYLQMTNEGPSYYMWQILDEGREPLRQRLARLGGVSAEEVAINRNTTEGLHNIIFGLPLKAGDEVVGCKYDYGHVMQAYRQRQQRDGIVYKQVTIDLPCEDVDSMVKAYEQAITPKTKLVHITHVMNGIGQILPVRQIADMAHAHGAEVIVDGAHSYGLLDFKISDLNCDYFGTSLHKFLSAPIGTGMLWVRKEKIAQVWPLLGTGEPHSPDIRKFEVLGTRSFALEQGIGEALNFHEAIGSRRKQERLFYLKSYWTSRVKEMKGVKLHTSEKPEFSCAIGSVSVEGYTPAELLDILFQRYKIHSKIALLDNVKCHRITPHVYTTLADLDRFVNAIGELAAAKNG, encoded by the coding sequence ATGGGATGCAACAACAATGGCCGCCCGGTGGGCGGCCATTGTTGTTTGTGGGACGGCTTTTCTCTTTGCGGAGCGAAGGCTCTGACTTACAGTGGCGGTATGCCACTCCAGAACCGCCGCTCATTTTTGAAGCTGTCGGCCCTTGCCGGTGCTTTTTCCGCCAATAGCCTGTTTCACCAGGCCCATGCCGAGGAATGGCAGGCGGCATCGCGTGCCGTGAGCCACCTGGACAGCAAGGCCGTGGCGCAGAATGAGGACTTCTGGAGCGTGATTCAGCGTGGATACTCTGCGAGCCCGCTGATCCTGAACCTGAACAATGGCGGCGTTTCCCCTTCGCCCATCGTGTCGCAACAGGCGGTTGAGCGCTATCTGCAGATGACGAACGAAGGCCCGTCCTATTACATGTGGCAGATTCTGGACGAAGGCCGCGAACCTTTGCGGCAGCGTTTGGCAAGGCTCGGCGGAGTGTCCGCGGAAGAGGTGGCCATCAACCGCAATACGACCGAGGGACTGCATAACATTATCTTCGGCCTGCCGTTGAAGGCCGGGGATGAGGTGGTCGGCTGCAAGTACGACTACGGCCACGTGATGCAGGCGTACCGGCAGCGGCAGCAACGTGACGGCATCGTGTACAAGCAGGTGACCATCGACCTTCCCTGCGAGGATGTGGATTCCATGGTGAAGGCCTATGAGCAGGCCATCACCCCGAAGACGAAGCTTGTGCACATCACGCACGTCATGAACGGCATCGGGCAGATTCTGCCTGTCCGGCAGATTGCGGACATGGCGCATGCGCATGGGGCTGAGGTCATCGTCGACGGAGCGCACTCGTATGGCCTGCTGGACTTCAAGATCTCTGATTTGAACTGTGATTACTTTGGCACCAGCCTGCACAAGTTCCTCTCCGCGCCCATCGGCACCGGCATGCTCTGGGTAAGGAAGGAGAAGATCGCGCAGGTGTGGCCACTGCTCGGTACGGGTGAGCCGCACAGCCCGGACATCCGCAAGTTTGAGGTGCTGGGGACGCGGAGCTTTGCCCTGGAGCAGGGCATCGGCGAGGCGCTCAACTTCCACGAAGCCATCGGCTCACGCCGTAAGCAGGAACGCCTCTTCTACCTGAAGAGCTACTGGACATCGCGGGTCAAGGAGATGAAGGGCGTGAAGCTGCATACCTCCGAAAAGCCGGAGTTCTCCTGCGCCATCGGCAGTGTGAGCGTTGAAGGGTATACACCGGCGGAGCTGCTTGACATCCTGTTCCAGCGATACAAGATTCACTCGAAGATCGCGCTTTTAGACAACGTGAAGTGTCACCGCATTACGCCACACGTCTACACGACCCTCGCGGACCTGGACAGGTTCGTGAATGCAATCGGAGAGCTGGCGGCGGCGAAGAACGGATAG
- a CDS encoding amidase, translating into MRLLSQQPIAVLSHQLKTLQVSSRGLIEDCLSRIAEPGGEGSRTFTRVYRDSALSTADAADARLRNGQSAGPLDGLPIAIKDLFDVAGQPTPAGSVVLADAPPAAADSTVVRRLKQAGAVLIGRTNMTEFAYSGLGLNPHYGTPRNPYDQATGRIPGGSSSGAATSVAYGMAAAGIGSDTGGSVRIPSALCGLTGFKPTARRIPMDGVLPLSPTLDSIGPIAPTVACCALVDAVLSGESFQPIEAQPVSTLRLGVLQGYVLEGLDTHVSRAYERSLAMLQAAGATLIPLHFSALDRIPAANQFASAEAFSWHRHLLERDGKRYDPHVVARIEPGRWMLAADYIDCIRQRREIMLEAQAAFQPFDAVLLPTTAWIAPPIAELEACDTAYFNANGAMLRNPSIFNYLDGCALSVPCHLPGEAPVGLMIAGMGGRDHAILRVGSAIESLLANPHGA; encoded by the coding sequence GTGCGTCTCTTGTCCCAACAGCCCATCGCTGTTCTCTCTCACCAGCTCAAGACCCTCCAGGTCAGCAGCCGCGGTCTTATCGAAGACTGCCTCAGCCGCATCGCCGAGCCCGGCGGCGAAGGCTCCCGCACCTTCACCCGCGTCTACAGGGACTCCGCCCTTAGCACCGCTGATGCTGCGGACGCACGTCTGCGCAATGGACAAAGCGCGGGCCCTCTGGACGGCCTCCCCATCGCCATCAAAGATCTCTTCGACGTCGCCGGGCAACCTACCCCCGCCGGCTCGGTCGTCCTGGCCGACGCGCCCCCAGCCGCCGCCGACTCCACCGTCGTGCGCCGGTTGAAGCAGGCAGGCGCAGTTCTGATCGGCCGCACCAACATGACCGAGTTTGCCTACTCCGGCCTCGGCCTGAACCCCCACTACGGCACCCCGCGCAACCCGTATGACCAGGCCACCGGACGCATCCCCGGCGGCTCTTCCTCGGGAGCTGCCACCTCCGTCGCCTACGGCATGGCCGCTGCGGGCATCGGGTCAGATACCGGTGGCTCGGTCCGCATTCCTTCGGCCCTGTGCGGTCTTACCGGCTTCAAACCCACTGCTCGCCGCATCCCCATGGACGGTGTCCTTCCGCTCTCGCCCACGCTGGACTCTATCGGCCCCATCGCTCCCACGGTTGCCTGCTGCGCCCTGGTTGACGCGGTCCTTTCCGGAGAGTCATTTCAGCCCATCGAAGCCCAACCCGTCTCTACCCTGCGTCTCGGTGTCCTGCAGGGCTACGTTCTTGAAGGTCTCGACACTCATGTCAGCCGCGCCTATGAGCGTTCTCTCGCCATGCTGCAGGCCGCCGGAGCCACGCTCATCCCGCTGCATTTTTCCGCGCTCGATCGCATCCCCGCTGCCAACCAGTTCGCCTCCGCCGAGGCCTTCTCCTGGCACCGTCATCTTCTGGAGCGCGATGGCAAGCGCTACGATCCCCACGTCGTCGCCCGCATCGAACCCGGCCGCTGGATGCTCGCCGCCGACTACATTGACTGCATCCGCCAGCGCCGCGAGATCATGCTCGAAGCACAGGCGGCCTTCCAGCCCTTCGACGCCGTCCTGTTGCCAACGACCGCCTGGATCGCACCACCCATCGCCGAGCTTGAAGCCTGTGACACCGCCTACTTCAACGCCAACGGAGCCATGCTGCGGAATCCCAGTATCTTCAACTACCTCGACGGCTGCGCTCTCTCTGTGCCCTGCCACCTGCCCGGCGAGGCACCGGTTGGACTGATGATTGCCGGCATGGGAGGACGCGACCACGCAATTCTGCGCGTCGGCTCCGCCATCGAATCCTTGCTGGCAAATCCTCATGGGGCCTGA